CCAGGGGCTGGTACATTGTTTGCCGATGGGCGTTTCAGGACAATCATCACCGGTCACCACGTTCTTTAATTCGGTCACCATCTCGCTTATCTCATCCTGTAATGCAATTACAAGCGGATACAGCGATTCCATCTTGAACAATTTCTCAACTTCTATTTCACCGTGCCGTTCATATTCATTATTGATGTGGATGATGGAAATGTCTTTCAATTCAATTCCGCAATTAGTCATTACCCAAAACTGCAGAGCTGCATCTGTAACGTTGACGTCATGAACGGTAGTGGATGATTTGACCTCGTAAGCGTACCAGCCATCTTCTTTCTTCACCAGTATATCCAGCGCAGCCAGAACGCCGTCGTGCTGGAACGCTGCTTCATATATTACAGGAGTACCTTTTGCAACTAACTTCGCCGTCATTTCTATCGAGGGTTGATAGTTGTATGGAGTGGCCGGACTGGCATCAACTCCACCGGGGAATAATTGATGTGCAAGTTTACCTACTTCATGACCTTGGTCAAAGATAAATTGCTTACTAATTGTCGTAGGACGAAGCAAATCCCTTCTGTTTTTATACAGCCACAAACTCTTACTGCAAACGCAACCTCGGATGAAAGTAGATTTAGATAAAAGGTGTTTTGTACTACTCATTCATTGTGAAAGTATCACTTGGTTTTAAAGGGAGGTGAAATTTTCACAATCAACAACTTCTAGACTCATTGTATGGATTAAAGAGGTTTCTATATTATTTATTAGTTTTCGCCTCTTTTCTGACTATAATTTGGTGATAACAGGTCCAAACTTTAAGATAATAAATGGCATTAAACATATCGCATCTCGAACATGAGATAATTGACCAATATCTTTATGACGAGCACCCAACTCGACCTTGGATAATCGGTTTCAGTGGTGGGAAGGATTCCACCATGCTTTTGCAAGTAGTTTGGAATGCGCTTAAAAAAATTGAACCGGTTCTTTTAACTCGACAAATTTATGTAGTGTGCAATGACACACTTGTTGAAAATCCCAGAATCGTTAAGTTCATAAATAAAACGCTAAAGCGGATTCAGAAAGAAGCCAACCTAAATAATTTTCCAATTATTGTAGAACAAACCACACCAAAATTGGATGACAGTTTTTGGGTGCGACTAATTGGGCTGGGCTACCCAGCCCCAAACAAATTTTACCGGTGGTGCACAGAGAGATTAAAAATAAATCCAACCACCCGGTTGATTACTGAAAAGATTGGAGAGAATGGGGCAGCAATAATTTTGTTGGGAACACGAAGCGATGAAAGTTCAAACAGAGCAGCATCAATCAAACGTCACGAAGTAAAAGGGCAGCGTTTACGTAAGCATCAACTCCCAAACGCTTATGTGTATGCACCCATAAAGGATGTAACTATAAATGAGTTGTGGCAATATCTCAATCAAGTGCCCCCGCCCTGGGGAGGTAACCATAAAGAATTGGTAACACTCTACAGAAATGCCAATAGTGGTGATTGTCCTTTAGTCATTGACGACACAACACCAAGTTGCGGGAACAGTCGGTTTGGTTGCTGGACTTGCACCGTTGTGAACAAAGATAAATCAATGGAAGGTTTGATTGAGAACGGTGAAGAATGGATGCAGCCGTTGGCTGACATCAGAAATTTTTTAATTGAAACAAGAGACAATCCAGAAATTTGGAGAGAGAAACGTAGACGCAATGGTGATATAAGTGAAAATCTTTGGGGGCCATATAAATTTGAAACGAGAGTTGAAATTTTAAAACGAATATTGAAAGCTCAAAAATCATTGGAGGCAACTGAGGGCATTGAACTAATAACACACCAGGAAATGGTATTGATTCAATACCATTGGTTCAGAGATTGTTTTTTCAAAACGAAAGTATCACAACTTTATAATCGCGTATTCAAAACACAAATTGATATGAGTAAACAAGAAGAAAAATTCAAACAGGAAGCAGACCTGCTAAAAAAATCCTGTAAGCAGGAACCAAAAGATGTCGAATTTATCCAAGACCTTTTGGCATTACAAAAAACCAAAACGTTAATGATTCGGAAAAGAGGTTTGCAATCTGATATTGACAACCGGTTGAATCAATTTATTGAAGAATTAAAAAACCCAAGTTAATAACAGTAAATGACAATTAAAGAAATTGAACTCTACAATTTTCGCATCTACAAAGGCGAAAACTCCATTGACCTAACTACAGAAGGAAAGAAAAACATTTTCGTTATAAGCGGCAGAAACGGCTTTGGGAAGACAACCTTTCTAATGTCAATGGTATGGTGCTTGTATGGGAAAAACATGCAAGAAGTTGACGATTTGTATAAAAAAGAAATTGTTGACCAGGGAGGTTACAGCAAATACATTGTGAATTCTCTTAATCGTTTGGCAAAGGCTGAAGAAGACCATAATTTTCATGTCTCAATCACTTTCACCAATGTAAATATTCCCGAAGTTCCTTGTAAAGAAATCGTAGTTAAGCGCAGCTACAATGCAAAAACAAGTGTTGCAGAAGAGGTAGAAGTTTTAATTGATGGTTACCCAAGCGAATTAGCAAAGGAAGTTGGACAAGAAATTTTCATTCGTGAATTCATCATGCCAATAGAGATTGCAAAATTTTTCTTTTTTGATGCGGAAAAAATTGTAAGCCTTGCGGAAGTGAACACCGCTGAGCAACGTAAAAATCTTAGTCGAGCATATTCGGAGGTTTTAGGAATTAAAAAATATGAAGACATTAAAAACGAGTTAGAAAACCTGCAACTTAAGATTCGCCAAGAATCTGCAAGCGCAACAGAAAAGGGACAGCTAAAACAATTAGAAGCCGAAGTAGAAACTTGTGAAGAAAGAATAACCGAAAATCACAAATTGATTAGTGAACAGAGAGAAAAACGAAACGAAAAAAATAAAGAATCAAGAGATATACAAGAAAAACTAATAAAGGCAGGAAGTCTAATTACAGTTGAGGAACTGCAACGCATAAGAGAACAAGAAGATGAATTAATAAAAAGACAAACCGAATTGCAAAATGAGTTGAAAGATTCCTATGACATCATTCCATTTGCAATTGCAGGAGATAAATTTTTAGAAGTGAATCGTCAATTGGAAAATGAATCTAATCATAAAGCAGCGCAATACAAAGACGAGAATGTAAATGATGTTACCAATAAAATCTTAACGGACTTATTGAACATTCCTAAGCCTGAAAAATTAGCCATTGACCATCAAGTGCATGATTTTTATGCGACAGCTTTTAAAGGGTTAATTCGCAAGCATTTCTTTTCCGATACCAAAGCATTACCCGGAGACTTTAAAATCATTCATGAATTTTCTGATTCAGAAAAAAACGAACTGCAAGCAGTTCTAAGCAACATTAAATTGTCTTTTCGAGAATCTTTTAAACGTATTAATGGGGACTATAATCAAACAAGAAATGAACTGAATGGAATCCGTAGGAAAATCAAAGACGCAGAAGCAAATCAAGAAGACCCAATCATAGCTGAGTTTCGAAAAAACAAGGACCTTTTAGACAAAGAAGTAATTCGCATTGATGACACTATAAGTTCACTTGACAGAGAGATTGGAGAATTTACCAATGAGAAAACTCAAAAAGGAAAATTGATTGAAACACTTTCAAGGAAATTGAAGGTATCGGAAAATAATGTTGAAAAAGATACAATCATTGCCCGTAACATTTCCAACTTGAAAGATTTCATTTCAAAATTCAAAGCCAAGAAAAAGGAATCTTTAGAAGAACAAATCTTGAACGGCTTAAATACCTTGCTTCACAAAAAAGGGTTCATCAAAAAAGTTGATGTTGAAATTATCGGTGACGATATTGATATAGTATTGAAGAATGCAAGAGGCGAAGAAATCAAAAAAGAGTCTTTAAGTAAAGGCGAGCAACAAATGTATGCGACAGCTTTGCTTCGGGGGTTAGTAGAGGAAAGCGATATACAGTTTCCTGTGTTTATTGATTCGCCAATGCAGAAATTTGATGAACAACATGCTGAAAATATTGTAAAATACTTTTACCCGAACATTTCAGACCAAGTAGTAATATTTCCTCTTATCAATAAAGAATTAACCGCAAGAGAATTTGAAATTCTTTCCAAACATATAGCTCAAACTTTCTTAATTAACAATGTGCATGAAGATAAGAGCGAATTCATAGCAATAGAACCAGACAAATTTTTTAAAACCTACAACCGAATGTATAACGATGCTGATTAACCTAAGAACCTCAGAAGCCAACAAGCCAGTAGTTCAAGAACTAACAAAGCGGCTTAACCTTGGAACTGAAAATGTAGTTTCGAGAATTGCATTTGCATACTCTCTCTCAAAAGGAGTAAAACTAAATTTGGAAACAGATTTGCGAGACAGCAAAGGCAAGGAATACAAAGACGATATTTTGTTTGGGAAATATCGCGATTACTACATGGCTATGGTTTGCCAGCATTACAATCTTTATAAATCAGATAAAGACATTGGCAAGTATATCAAGATGCACATTGACCACGGTTTGACTTTGATGAATAAGTTATTTGAGGAAAACAAAAATTATTCCGGACTTGATTTCCTTTTAGAAAACATTGAAAGAGGAATTGAAAAATTAGAGGGAAATGATGTTACAAACGATGCGATAATTTTTGATGAACAAACAAGAAGAAGCAGGATTTCAAACAAGGATTATTATTCAAGTGCAATAAAAATTCAAGTTGGAAAATCGCTTGACGATGACAATATTTTGTTCAACCTCAACGACACAAGCATACACAACAATGCACACATAGCTGTTGCAGGTAATTCGGGCACGGGCAAAACTTATTTTGCAAACAGCATTTTGAAACAAGTTGCAGAGGAAACGAAAGGCGAAGTGAATTTTCTTTTTCTTGATTTCAAAGGTATCACAGAAGAAGATGAAAAAAGGAATCACACTTTTTTCAGCAAAACAAAAACGGAATTAATCAAAGCACCTTACAAGCCCTTCCCTATCAATCCGCTTTCATTCATTGACAATGTGAATGAGAAAAATAAAATAATGGGCATCAGTAAATTTGTTGACATCATTACCAGTTACAGTAACATTGGTAAGAACCAACAGCAAACTTTGAAAGATGCCACACGGGAAGTATTTGCTTCAAAGAAAGGTGGGCAATATCCATCATTCAAAGAAATTTACGACAAAGTATTGGAAATAGAGGGGGACAAAGCAAGCACCTTAAAAGAAATACTTCAAAGTTTAAGTGAGTTAGATTTATTTGAAACTAAGGTTGATTTGAAAAACAGTTTTCTCAACAAAAATTACTATTTGAGTTTGAGTGGCGACTTGCCAAGAAATGTTCGTTTTACTTCGGTGTTTCTTATTATCAATTACATCTACAACACTTTCATGAATATGGACAATGCACCCATTGAAGGTAAGTGTCAGGGCATGAGATATGTTTTATTGATTGATGAAGCCCATGTAATTTTTAAAGAAAAAAAGAGCCAAGACCTATTAGAAAAAATACTTCGTGAGATTCGTTCCAAAGGTGTTTCGGTAATTTTACTTTCACAAGGCATTGAAGAATTTAATCAACCTTCGTTTGATTTTAGCAGCATGTGTGAAACCGCTTTTCTGTTTGACATCAAAGACAAGACGAATTTAAAAATGATGCAAAAGTTTTTAGGACTTGGAGATAAAGACGGACTGAAACTAAAATCAAGTATGGAAAAAATTCAGAAGTATCAACTCGTAAGCAATTTGAAAGAATTTAAAGTTGCAGAACTATTTAAAGCATAATAAATTTCTTTCATTATGGAGTCAACAGAAAAAATTTCAAAATGGAAAATCTTTGGAGAGATAATTTCCATCAGAACAACTGCGCCATCAGGTAATCCAGAGTTTTGGTTGTATTTTGTTTTGATAAATCTTGTCTTTTGTGCCTTGGGAATTTATGTAAGCATATTTACTGACCTTGTTGACAAGAACAGATACTTTGATTTTCGTGCACTCAATACAAATCTTGGAACATTCTACATTGCAATTTTAGCGTCAGGGTGTTTTGACTTAATTCTTTCAAGAGCAAAGATTATGAAAACGACACTCTCAATGTTTTCTATTGCCATTCTTGTATTTGGAATTTTAGCATTAATTATTTCAGCCGTTGTTAGGTTGCGATTTGCATTGCCAATAACATTTACTTTTTGCATTGTATCACTTTTTATTTGGTGGATAGCAAATGCAGAAAACGATAAACTAATGATGGATGAAGTCTCAATAAGCGATATAACGGGTGGAAACTTAGCACAAAAAATTCTTGGTGATTTAGGCGACTTCAAAACAAAATAACTATGAATCACATAGAAATACCGGCAATAAAAATCTCACAACCTTTTGGTGACTTTTTCTCGTGCAAGTTCAAAGCTAAGGACTTACTTGAATTAACTTTTTCAGACCCGTTAAGATTTATTGACGACAGTGGAAAGATGGCAGGGAATCAAAGAATATTAGACGATAGAAGAATTGAAGAAATCGGAAAGTATATTCAAACAGTAGATGTTGCATTTCCCAACTCAATAATTATTGCAGCAAACTATGGTATCAATGGTGCTCTTTGCGAAGATGAACTTAGAAGATGGAGATTAGTTCCAGTAGGCAACAACGACTTATACAATCTTATCATTCCAACGAATGAAAAACTTGCTTCTGTTATTGACGGTCAGCATAGATTAAATGGTTTTTTAAATGTGCCCAACCATTTAAAAGATATTGAACTTCTTTGTTCGGTATATCTTGATTTGCCAAATCCATACCAGGCACAAATTTTTGCAACTATCAATTTTAATCAGAAAAAAGTTGACAAAAGTTTGGCTTACGAACAATTCGGTTTTAATTTAGATAGTGAGCCATCACATTCGTGGTCGCCTGAAAAACTTGCAGTATTTTTTACAAGAAAGTTAAATCAAGACGATAAGGAGAAGTCAATTTTTTACAACCACATTATTCTTGCACCGCAAGAT
This portion of the Bacteroidota bacterium genome encodes:
- the dndC gene encoding DNA phosphorothioation system sulfurtransferase DndC, encoding MALNISHLEHEIIDQYLYDEHPTRPWIIGFSGGKDSTMLLQVVWNALKKIEPVLLTRQIYVVCNDTLVENPRIVKFINKTLKRIQKEANLNNFPIIVEQTTPKLDDSFWVRLIGLGYPAPNKFYRWCTERLKINPTTRLITEKIGENGAAIILLGTRSDESSNRAASIKRHEVKGQRLRKHQLPNAYVYAPIKDVTINELWQYLNQVPPPWGGNHKELVTLYRNANSGDCPLVIDDTTPSCGNSRFGCWTCTVVNKDKSMEGLIENGEEWMQPLADIRNFLIETRDNPEIWREKRRRNGDISENLWGPYKFETRVEILKRILKAQKSLEATEGIELITHQEMVLIQYHWFRDCFFKTKVSQLYNRVFKTQIDMSKQEEKFKQEADLLKKSCKQEPKDVEFIQDLLALQKTKTLMIRKRGLQSDIDNRLNQFIEELKNPS
- a CDS encoding DUF853 family protein; its protein translation is MLINLRTSEANKPVVQELTKRLNLGTENVVSRIAFAYSLSKGVKLNLETDLRDSKGKEYKDDILFGKYRDYYMAMVCQHYNLYKSDKDIGKYIKMHIDHGLTLMNKLFEENKNYSGLDFLLENIERGIEKLEGNDVTNDAIIFDEQTRRSRISNKDYYSSAIKIQVGKSLDDDNILFNLNDTSIHNNAHIAVAGNSGTGKTYFANSILKQVAEETKGEVNFLFLDFKGITEEDEKRNHTFFSKTKTELIKAPYKPFPINPLSFIDNVNEKNKIMGISKFVDIITSYSNIGKNQQQTLKDATREVFASKKGGQYPSFKEIYDKVLEIEGDKASTLKEILQSLSELDLFETKVDLKNSFLNKNYYLSLSGDLPRNVRFTSVFLIINYIYNTFMNMDNAPIEGKCQGMRYVLLIDEAHVIFKEKKSQDLLEKILREIRSKGVSVILLSQGIEEFNQPSFDFSSMCETAFLFDIKDKTNLKMMQKFLGLGDKDGLKLKSSMEKIQKYQLVSNLKEFKVAELFKA
- the dndD gene encoding DNA sulfur modification protein DndD; translation: MTIKEIELYNFRIYKGENSIDLTTEGKKNIFVISGRNGFGKTTFLMSMVWCLYGKNMQEVDDLYKKEIVDQGGYSKYIVNSLNRLAKAEEDHNFHVSITFTNVNIPEVPCKEIVVKRSYNAKTSVAEEVEVLIDGYPSELAKEVGQEIFIREFIMPIEIAKFFFFDAEKIVSLAEVNTAEQRKNLSRAYSEVLGIKKYEDIKNELENLQLKIRQESASATEKGQLKQLEAEVETCEERITENHKLISEQREKRNEKNKESRDIQEKLIKAGSLITVEELQRIREQEDELIKRQTELQNELKDSYDIIPFAIAGDKFLEVNRQLENESNHKAAQYKDENVNDVTNKILTDLLNIPKPEKLAIDHQVHDFYATAFKGLIRKHFFSDTKALPGDFKIIHEFSDSEKNELQAVLSNIKLSFRESFKRINGDYNQTRNELNGIRRKIKDAEANQEDPIIAEFRKNKDLLDKEVIRIDDTISSLDREIGEFTNEKTQKGKLIETLSRKLKVSENNVEKDTIIARNISNLKDFISKFKAKKKESLEEQILNGLNTLLHKKGFIKKVDVEIIGDDIDIVLKNARGEEIKKESLSKGEQQMYATALLRGLVEESDIQFPVFIDSPMQKFDEQHAENIVKYFYPNISDQVVIFPLINKELTAREFEILSKHIAQTFLINNVHEDKSEFIAIEPDKFFKTYNRMYNDAD
- a CDS encoding DGQHR domain-containing protein, translating into MNHIEIPAIKISQPFGDFFSCKFKAKDLLELTFSDPLRFIDDSGKMAGNQRILDDRRIEEIGKYIQTVDVAFPNSIIIAANYGINGALCEDELRRWRLVPVGNNDLYNLIIPTNEKLASVIDGQHRLNGFLNVPNHLKDIELLCSVYLDLPNPYQAQIFATINFNQKKVDKSLAYEQFGFNLDSEPSHSWSPEKLAVFFTRKLNQDDKEKSIFYNHIILAPQDDNLIFQKKPKQLSWAISTSTIVDCIISLFSTNNKRDKYLLHKFQVDERKRTVLVKDSSPFRQIYIANNDIVIYTAISNFFKAAYDTLISKSKEGSYIKKTVGVQALFDTLRIISAKTLEKSKDLSEAFYSSYLVKVQQVDFKDNFYQASGVGRGRIKNTILYANNLIEDSDLKDSDLTEIKRILKGSPQQ